In Drosophila yakuba strain Tai18E2 chromosome X, Prin_Dyak_Tai18E2_2.1, whole genome shotgun sequence, a single genomic region encodes these proteins:
- the LOC6526235 gene encoding farnesol dehydrogenase isoform X1, translating to MERWHNCVAVVTGASSGIGAEIARKLVSAGVVVVALARRLDRLEQLRQELPEDRRSRLRIMQCDVSDVSSVNAAFDAVQRDLSRVDILINNAGKLSGGQLLTMSVDTVQQVLQTNVMGVVYCTRRAFESMRQRQSTGHVVLINSIVGHYIFNPLPGSQQELNMYPATKHAITALTELFRQEMREFKTQAKVTSISPGLVDTELVPLDYKRLPMLQAEDVANAILYVLSTPPHVQVHELTIKPMGEPF from the exons ATGGAACGTTGGCATAACTGCGTGGCGGTGGTGACTGGCGCTAGTTCGGGAATTGGAGCGGAAATCGCCCGAAAACTGGTCTCCGCTGGCGTGGTGGTGGTTGCCCTGGCCCGTCGCCTGGACCGCTTGGAGCAACTGCGTCAGGAGCTACCGGAGGATCGGCGATCGCGATTGCGCATCATGCAGTGCGATGTCTCGGACGTGTCGTCCGTGAACGCTGCCTTCGACGCAGTGCAGCGGGATCTGAGCCGGGTGGACATTCTGATCAATAACGCCGGAAAGCTGTCCGGTGGACAGCTGCTAACCATGTCGGTGGACACTGTGCAGCAGGTGCTGCAGACGAACGTAATGGGCGTGGTCTACTGCACTAGGCGCGCCTTTGAATCGATGAGGCAGCGCCAGTCCACCGGTCACGTGGTGCTCATTAACAGCATTGTGGGCCACTACATCTTCAATCCGCTGCCCGGAAGCCAGCAGGAGCTCAACATGTACCCGGCCACCAAGCACGCGATCACCGCTCTTACCGAGCTCTTTCGCCAGGAGATGCGAGAGTTCAAGACGCAAGCCAAGGTCACG AGCATCAGTCCGGGATTGGTGGACACCGAGCTAGTGCCTTTGGACTACAAAAGGCTGCCTATGCTACAGGCTGAGGATGTGGCAAATGCCATCTTGTATGTTCTGTCGACGCCTCCGCATGTCCAGGTGCACGAGCTGACCATCAAGCCCATGGGTGAACCCTTTTAG
- the LOC6526235 gene encoding farnesol dehydrogenase isoform X4: MERWHNCVAVVTGASSGIGAEIARKLVSAGVVVVALARRLDRLEQLRQELPEDRRSRLRIMQCDVSDVSSVNAAFDAVQRDLSRVDILINNAGKLSGGQLLTMSVDTVQQVLQTNVMGVVYCTRRAFESMRQRQSTGHVVLINSIVGHYIFNPLPGSQQELNMYPATKHAITALTELFRQEMREFKTQAKVTTV, translated from the exons ATGGAACGTTGGCATAACTGCGTGGCGGTGGTGACTGGCGCTAGTTCGGGAATTGGAGCGGAAATCGCCCGAAAACTGGTCTCCGCTGGCGTGGTGGTGGTTGCCCTGGCCCGTCGCCTGGACCGCTTGGAGCAACTGCGTCAGGAGCTACCGGAGGATCGGCGATCGCGATTGCGCATCATGCAGTGCGATGTCTCGGACGTGTCGTCCGTGAACGCTGCCTTCGACGCAGTGCAGCGGGATCTGAGCCGGGTGGACATTCTGATCAATAACGCCGGAAAGCTGTCCGGTGGACAGCTGCTAACCATGTCGGTGGACACTGTGCAGCAGGTGCTGCAGACGAACGTAATGGGCGTGGTCTACTGCACTAGGCGCGCCTTTGAATCGATGAGGCAGCGCCAGTCCACCGGTCACGTGGTGCTCATTAACAGCATTGTGGGCCACTACATCTTCAATCCGCTGCCCGGAAGCCAGCAGGAGCTCAACATGTACCCGGCCACCAAGCACGCGATCACCGCTCTTACCGAGCTCTTTCGCCAGGAGATGCGAGAGTTCAAGACGCAAGCCAAGGTCACG ACAGTCTAA
- the LOC6526235 gene encoding farnesol dehydrogenase isoform X3: MERWHNCVAVVTGASSGIGAEIARKLVSAGVVVVALARRLDRLEQLRQELPEDRRSRLRIMQCDVSDVSSVNAAFDAVQRDLSRVDILINNAGKLSGGQLLTMSVDTVQQVLQTNVMGVVYCTRRAFESMRQRQSTGHVVLINSIVGHYIFNPLPGSQQELNMYPATKHAITALTELFRQEMREFKTQAKVTAFEASIWLWQ, from the exons ATGGAACGTTGGCATAACTGCGTGGCGGTGGTGACTGGCGCTAGTTCGGGAATTGGAGCGGAAATCGCCCGAAAACTGGTCTCCGCTGGCGTGGTGGTGGTTGCCCTGGCCCGTCGCCTGGACCGCTTGGAGCAACTGCGTCAGGAGCTACCGGAGGATCGGCGATCGCGATTGCGCATCATGCAGTGCGATGTCTCGGACGTGTCGTCCGTGAACGCTGCCTTCGACGCAGTGCAGCGGGATCTGAGCCGGGTGGACATTCTGATCAATAACGCCGGAAAGCTGTCCGGTGGACAGCTGCTAACCATGTCGGTGGACACTGTGCAGCAGGTGCTGCAGACGAACGTAATGGGCGTGGTCTACTGCACTAGGCGCGCCTTTGAATCGATGAGGCAGCGCCAGTCCACCGGTCACGTGGTGCTCATTAACAGCATTGTGGGCCACTACATCTTCAATCCGCTGCCCGGAAGCCAGCAGGAGCTCAACATGTACCCGGCCACCAAGCACGCGATCACCGCTCTTACCGAGCTCTTTCGCCAGGAGATGCGAGAGTTCAAGACGCAAGCCAAGGTCACG GCCTTCGAGGCAAGCATATGGCTGTGGCAATAA
- the LOC6526235 gene encoding farnesol dehydrogenase isoform X2: MERWHNCVAVVTGASSGIGAEIARKLVSAGVVVVALARRLDRLEQLRQELPEDRRSRLRIMQCDVSDVSSVNAAFDAVQRDLSRVDILINNAGKLSGGQLLTMSVDTVQQVLQTNVMGVVYCTRRAFESMRQRQSTGHVVLINSIVGHYIFNPLPGSQQELNMYPATKHAITALTELFRQEMREFKTQAKVTHSSILFFYEAFEASIWLWQ; encoded by the exons ATGGAACGTTGGCATAACTGCGTGGCGGTGGTGACTGGCGCTAGTTCGGGAATTGGAGCGGAAATCGCCCGAAAACTGGTCTCCGCTGGCGTGGTGGTGGTTGCCCTGGCCCGTCGCCTGGACCGCTTGGAGCAACTGCGTCAGGAGCTACCGGAGGATCGGCGATCGCGATTGCGCATCATGCAGTGCGATGTCTCGGACGTGTCGTCCGTGAACGCTGCCTTCGACGCAGTGCAGCGGGATCTGAGCCGGGTGGACATTCTGATCAATAACGCCGGAAAGCTGTCCGGTGGACAGCTGCTAACCATGTCGGTGGACACTGTGCAGCAGGTGCTGCAGACGAACGTAATGGGCGTGGTCTACTGCACTAGGCGCGCCTTTGAATCGATGAGGCAGCGCCAGTCCACCGGTCACGTGGTGCTCATTAACAGCATTGTGGGCCACTACATCTTCAATCCGCTGCCCGGAAGCCAGCAGGAGCTCAACATGTACCCGGCCACCAAGCACGCGATCACCGCTCTTACCGAGCTCTTTCGCCAGGAGATGCGAGAGTTCAAGACGCAAGCCAAGGTCACG CATTCATCGATTCTATTTTTTTACGAGGCCTTCGAGGCAAGCATATGGCTGTGGCAATAA
- the LOC6526236 gene encoding protein stoned-B, with protein sequence MANPFLMDEDLDGCDAAANPFLMQSEPEPSTDNPFGAATGASNPFAFGADDLELGAEPEAEAAHDNDLDPAMSFFGTTIEAEDDALSLKSGAEEEDEGKKLPQSQPQLQSHAHPPPPRPQAPPQSTQDLISTVSSQLDETSSELLGRIPATRSPSPVSMRDLHSPSPTPDSGLADLLDVSVDSGSSAHTQGMEADLIGGVAGGVPLDNPFAVPTAVPNIQAAAPLPATPMKQPPRPPPPRPAPPRPAPPGQAAPQRPPPPVAAAGPPPAAPEADDLLDMFGTTASKPVKPPPPKSKEDILSLFEQPHAPPAPPASKPDLLHDDLPEAIGEDVPQEQEELNEEQRNGNNSRDEPVFTSLLIRPDESTHDITSQPQAATGLERQVNNMAAPPGAASTQRATTPDIEITTVEDLPRSDDEDEPQAKQEPETDTKPKIEPEREPEIVSDHSPPTERLVTTQAALVDDEPIASEPEPEPEPEPEQMDTGLDFPLASSGLASGQLSANPFASPEEEEEPNLAPVPAVVANIFAVNDPEPEMETPQAPSYTANIFASEPDEFDAFSAKFDSVKKDNISILDGFGGSGAITPTGGDAWGDSAFGSATISANAFGDTNSADNGFGNEDDDFYAMQAPARADSVESVDKEFSVVIRPKAEGTSGVAPQLAPPPPPARGVNQAQTTSPPGSTVNPFEDVSGFPAPGPPPADGTVIKRTDSQDTPQTPLYDEDVSQPLEEFPRLHYIGPGWEMQLRQPNKKKITGQRFWKKIFVRLVVQNDVPVVQLLNQAGDKQPFQELPLQPSYSVSEIGAQQYDQFGKIFTMKLQYIFYKERPGVRPGQVTKAERITNKLTKFAQYAIAGDYEGVKEFGSDLKKLGLPVEHAPQSSQLFKIGSMNYEDMKQFSVCIEEALFKLPALRERALTYKMEEVQVTAVDEITVEQDFEGKILKQIARVRLFFLAFLTGMPTIELGVNDMWRQGKEVVGRHDIIPVATEEWIRLEAVEFHSVVNQQEYERTRTIKFQPPDANYIELLRFRVRPPKNRELPLQLKATWCVSGNKVELRADILVPGFTSRKLGQIPCEDVSVRFPIPECWIYLFRVEKHFRYGSVKSAHRRTGKIKGIERILGAVDTLQESLIEVTSGQAKYEHHHRAIVWRCPRLPKEGQGAYTTHQLVCRMALTSYDQIPSELAPYAFVEFTMPATQVSHTTVRSVSVQDSDADEPPEKYVRYLARHEYKVGIETTHGESTNAYLAATRPIREEPPSTATKPTASPVPPSDSDTDSN encoded by the exons ATGGCGAATCCCTTTTTGATGGACGAAGACCTAGATGGTTGCGATGCGGCTGCCAACCCGTTTCTCATGCAATCAGAACCTGAACCTAGTACGGATAATCCTTTTGGAGCAG CTACAGGCGCCTCAAATCCATTTGCCTTTGGCGCCGATGATCTCGAGTTGGGGGCGGAACCGGAAGCGGAAGCTGCGCATGACAACGATCTTGACCCGGCAATGAGTTTCTTTGGCACTACGATCGAGGCGGAGGACGATGCGTTGAGTTTGAAATCAGgcgccgaggaggaggacgagggCAAGAAACTGCCTCAGTCCCAGCCACAGTTGCAATCGCACGCGCACCCGCCCCCGCCACGCCCTCAGGCTCCTCCCCAGAGCACCCAAGACTTAATTAGTACGGTGTCCAGTCAGTTGGACGAAACTAGTTCGGAGCTACTAGGTCGTATACCTGCCACCCGATCGCCCAGCCCGGTTTCGATGCGGGATCTGCACTCGCCGAGTCCTACTCCGGACTCGGGACTAGCCGATCTCCTGGATGTGTCGGTGGATAGTGGATCGAGTGCCCATACTCAAGGAATGGAGGCGGATTTAATTGGGGGAGTGGCAGGCGGGGTGCCGCTAGATAATCCCTTTGCAGTTCCGACAGCGGTGCCGAATATACAGGCGGCAGCTCCACTGCCTGCCACACCGATGAAACAACCCCCTCGCCCACCACCGCCTCGTCCTGCTCCCCCACGTCCCGCTCCTCCAGGTCAAGCGGCACCACAGAGACCTCCACCACCGGTGGCCGCAGCTGGTCCACCGCCAGCCGCTCCAGAAGCGGATGACCTTTTGGATATGTTTGGTACTACGGCAAGTAAGCCGGTCAAGCCGCCGCCACCCAAGTCCAAGGAGGACATACTGAGTCTCTTTGAGCAACCACATGCACCACCAGCCCCACCAGCATCCAAGCCGGACTTACTGCATGACGATCTGCCCGAGGCGATTGGCGAGGATGTGCCGCAGGAACAAGAGGAGCTGAACGAGGAGCAGAGGAACGGAAACAACTCACGAGATGAACCAGTATTTACTTCCCTACTAATACGACCGGACGAAAGCACCCATGACATAACCTCCCAACCACAGGCAGCTACTGGATTGGAACGGCAGGTGAATAATATGGCTGCACCACCGGGGGCCGCCAGCACGCAGAGGGCTACCACACCGGATATTGAGATTACCACGGTGGAGGATCTGCCGCGATCTGATGACGAGGATGAGCCGCAGGCTAAGCAGGAACCGGAGACAGATACGAAACCAAAAATCGAACCCGAAAGGGAGCCCGAAATTGTCTCTGATCACAGCCCCCCAACGGAACGCCTAGTGACCACCCAGGCAGCTCTCGTCGATGATGAGCCCATAGCCAGTGAGCCCGAGCCCGAGCCGGAGCCGGAGCCTGAGCAAATGGACACCGGTCTAGACTTTCCGCTGGCTTCCAGCGGCCTGGCCAGCGGTCAGTTGTCCGCCAACCCCTTCGCCAGCCccgaggaggaagaggagccGAACCTCGCACCCGTGCCTGCGGTAGTTGCCAATATATTTGCGGTGAACGATCCGGAACCGGAGATGGAAACACCGCAAGCGCCCAGCTATACGGCCAATATCTTTGCTTCCGAGCCAGACGAGTTTGACGCATTCTCAGCCAAGTTTGACTCGGTGAAGAAGGACAATATCAGCATTCTGGATGGTTTTGGCGGTTCCGGAGCGATAACGCCCACAGGCGGGGATG CTTGGGGAGATAGCGCTTTCGGATCGGCTACAATCTCGGCTAATGCTTTTGGCGACACCAATTCGGCGGATAATGGATTCGGCAACGAGGACGATGACTTCTATGCAATGCAGGCGCCCGCACGCGCAGATTCCGTGGAATCGGTGGACAAGGAGTTCAGCGTGGTTATCCGCCCGAAGGCTGAAGGAACTAGTGGGGTAGCCCCCCAGCTtgcgccaccaccaccgccggcGCGTGGGGTTAACCAGGCACAGACCACATCGCCGCCTGGCTCAACCGTCAATCCGTTCGAGGATGTTAGTGGCTTCCCGGCTCCGGGGCCGCCACCAGCCGATGGAACCGTCATTAAACGCACGGACTCGCAGGACACGCCACAGACACCGCTCTATGACGAGGATGTATCACAACCGCTGGAGGAGTTTCCGAGACTCCATTACATTGGACCCGGATGGGAGATGCAACTCCGGCAGCCCAACAAGAAGAAGATCACTGGTCAGCGCTTCTGGAAGAAAATCTTTGTTCGACTGGTGGTGCAGAACGATGTGCCGGTGGTGCAGCTGCTTAACCAGGCGGGCGATAAGCAACCATTCCAAGAACTGCCCTTACAACCGTCGTATTCTGTGTCGGAGATCGGGGCTCAGCAGTATGACCAGTTCGGCAAGATTTTCACGATGAAACTACAGTACATTTTCTACAAGGAGAGACCCGGCGTTAGACCCGGCCAAGTAACAAAGGCGGAGCGGATCACAAATAAGCTGACCAAGTTCGCACAATACGCCATCGCTGGCGACTACGAAGGCGTCAAGGAGTTTGGCAGCGATCTAAAAAAACTGGGCCTGCCAGTAGAGCATGCGCCGCAGTCGTCCCAGCTCTTCAAGATTGGCTCAATGAACTACGAGGACATGAAGCAGTTCTCGGTCTGCATCGAGGAGGCATTGTTCAAGCTTCCAGCTCTGCGGGAGCGAGCGTTGACATACAAAATGGAGGAGGTCCAGGTAACCGCCGTTGATGAGATTACTGTAGAACAGGACTTCGAGGGCAAGATCCTCAAACAGATTGCCCGAGTGCGACTCTTCTTCCTCGCTTTTCTTACCGGCATGCCCACCATCGAGTTGGGCGTAAACGATATGTGGCGGCAGGGGAAGGAGGTTGTCGGCCGGCACGACATCATCCCGGTGGCCACCGAGGAGTGGATCAGGCTGGAGGCCGTTGAGTTTCATAGTGTTGTTAATCAGCAGGAGTACGAGAGAACGCGCACCATCAA ATTTCAACCGCCAGACGCGAACTATATTGAGCTGCTCCGCTTCCGTGTGCGTCCGCCCAAGAATCGCGAACTTCCGCTGCAGCTGAAGGCAACCTGGTGCGTCAGCGGCAACAAGGTAGAACTGCGGGCTGACATCTTGGTGCCGGGATTCACCTCCCGCAAGTTAGGCCAAATCCCCTGCGAGGATGTCTCCGTGCGCTTCCCGATACCCGAATGCTGGATCTACTTGTTCCGTGTCGAGAAGCACTTCAG ATATGGCTCGGTTAAGTCAGCTCATCGGCGAACAGGCAAGATTAAGGGTATCGAGCGGATCCTGGGTGCCGTAGACACGCTTCAGGAGTCGCTGATCGAGGTGACCTCCGGACAGGCCAAATACGAGCATCACCATCGGGCCATTGTGTGGCGTTGTCCCCGTTTGCCCAAAGAGGGTCAAG GTGCGTATACCACACATCAGCTGGTCTGCCGCATGGCACTTACATCGTATGACCAGATTCCAAGCGAACTGGCGCCATACGCTTTCGTGGAGTTCACTATGCCCGCCACGCAGGTCTCGCATACCACCGTGCGCTCCGTGAGTGTCCAAGATTCGGATGCCGATGAACCGCCAGAGAAGTACGTCCGCTATTTGGCACGGCACGAGTACAA GGTTGGCATCGAGACCACGCACGGCGAGTCCACGAACGCGTATTTGGCGGCAACGCGTCCTATTCGCGAGGAGCCGCCCAGCACGGCCACCAAGCCTACTGCGTCTCCGGTCCCGCCCAGCGATTCGGACACGGACTCAAACTAA